A part of Methanocorpusculum vombati genomic DNA contains:
- a CDS encoding GDP-L-fucose synthase family protein, translating to MSFWDDSQVLVTGGRGFLGRWVCKMLHKRDVPLESIRVPSSKDADLRRWDDCVDMVEGIDVVIHLAARDGGLGYNLEHPGSIYYDNAIMGLQLMEAARQAGVSKFVSAGTVCAYPQSAKIPLEESSFWDGYPDVSNAPYCLAKKMGLVQAQAYRKEYNFNAVHLLLTNMYGPGDVFDPTRSRSAASLIRKFVDAVQNDLPEVQMWGTGNASREFLYVEDAAEAFVLAAERYNSSEPVNIGSGQETTMRELVDIIVSITEYDGTVVWDTSKPEGQMRRCCDVSQAERSFGFRAQTPLTEGLKKTIEWYTSQYFSLSL from the coding sequence ATGTCATTTTGGGATGATAGTCAGGTATTAGTTACTGGTGGACGCGGATTTTTGGGGAGATGGGTCTGTAAGATGCTTCATAAACGAGATGTTCCTTTGGAATCTATTCGTGTTCCCTCCAGCAAGGATGCAGATTTAAGACGATGGGATGATTGTGTAGATATGGTGGAAGGTATTGATGTTGTTATTCATCTTGCAGCACGTGATGGTGGTCTTGGCTATAATTTGGAACATCCTGGGAGTATCTACTATGACAATGCGATCATGGGACTTCAGTTAATGGAAGCTGCTCGTCAGGCTGGTGTCAGTAAATTTGTCTCCGCAGGGACTGTTTGCGCATATCCTCAGTCTGCTAAAATACCATTGGAAGAGTCATCGTTCTGGGATGGTTATCCGGATGTATCCAATGCGCCATATTGTCTTGCAAAAAAGATGGGGCTCGTGCAGGCACAGGCGTATCGAAAGGAGTACAATTTTAATGCTGTCCATCTTCTTTTGACGAATATGTATGGTCCCGGGGATGTATTTGATCCTACCCGTTCGCGTTCTGCTGCATCCCTGATCCGAAAATTTGTTGATGCGGTACAAAATGATCTTCCTGAGGTTCAGATGTGGGGTACGGGAAATGCATCGCGGGAGTTTTTGTACGTCGAAGATGCGGCAGAGGCATTTGTTCTTGCAGCTGAGCGGTATAACTCATCTGAGCCGGTCAATATTGGTTCCGGACAAGAGACAACCATGCGTGAACTGGTTGATATTATTGTTTCAATTACAGAATACGATGGTACTGTTGTGTGGGATACCTCAAAACCGGAGGGGCAGATGAGACGATGTTGTGATGTAAGCCAAGCAGAGAGATCATTTGGTTTTCGAGCTCAAACTCCATTAACTGAGGGGTTAAAAAAGACGATTGAATGGTATACTTCTCAGTATTTTTCATTATCTCTCTGA
- the gmd gene encoding GDP-mannose 4,6-dehydratase, whose translation MIRIDKTAFITGITGQDGSYLAELLLSKGYTVHALVRRASTSNTSRIDPLLQKIDEQGLPLYLHLGDLSDGEQISNIIFNLKPDEVYNLAAQSHVRVSYDCPAYTGDVTGIGATRILEAIRNCDKEIKYYQASSSEMFGSTRPPQNEMTAFHPRSPYACAKVYAHYLTQNYRESYNLFACSGILFNHESPRRGENFVTRKITRGIASILAGRQRGLVMGNLDAKRDWGYSPEYVQAMWMMLQQDKPDDYVIGTGESHSVREFLEIAFDYVGLDWQKYVTFDQKFFRPAEVDDLIADTRKAEAQLGWKPNVTFQELMKIMIDSDMRAIGMEPIGEGDDILAHIYPDRWWAVD comes from the coding sequence GTGATCCGTATAGATAAAACTGCATTCATTACTGGAATTACTGGTCAGGATGGTTCATACCTTGCAGAATTACTTCTCAGCAAAGGGTACACAGTTCACGCTCTTGTTCGTCGTGCTTCTACCTCGAATACTTCTCGTATTGATCCTCTTCTCCAAAAAATAGATGAACAAGGTTTGCCACTTTATCTCCATCTTGGTGATTTGTCTGATGGAGAACAGATCTCTAATATCATATTTAATCTGAAGCCCGATGAGGTCTATAATCTCGCAGCCCAGAGTCATGTCCGTGTCAGTTATGATTGTCCCGCATACACGGGAGATGTGACGGGTATTGGTGCAACGCGGATATTAGAGGCAATCCGAAATTGTGATAAAGAGATAAAATATTATCAGGCATCCAGCAGTGAAATGTTTGGATCCACACGCCCTCCACAAAATGAAATGACTGCGTTTCATCCGCGAAGCCCGTATGCATGTGCAAAAGTTTATGCGCATTATCTGACGCAAAATTATCGTGAGAGTTATAATCTGTTTGCTTGCAGTGGTATCCTTTTTAATCATGAGTCGCCCCGTCGTGGCGAAAATTTTGTCACCCGAAAAATAACGAGAGGTATTGCTTCAATTCTTGCTGGGCGTCAGAGGGGTTTAGTGATGGGAAATCTGGATGCAAAACGTGACTGGGGTTATTCTCCGGAATATGTTCAGGCTATGTGGATGATGCTTCAACAGGATAAACCGGACGATTATGTTATTGGTACTGGTGAGAGTCATTCCGTACGCGAATTTCTTGAAATTGCTTTTGATTATGTTGGTTTGGACTGGCAGAAATATGTGACATTTGATCAGAAATTTTTCCGACCTGCTGAAGTGGATGATTTAATTGCCGATACACGGAAAGCTGAAGCTCAGTTGGGGTGGAAACCGAACGTGACTTTCCAGGAGTTGATGAAAATTATGATTGATTCGGATATGCGTGCAATTGGAATGGAACCAATTGGTGAAGGTGATGATATTCTTGCACATATTTATCCTGATCGATGGTGGGCTGTAGATTAA
- a CDS encoding glycosyltransferase family 4 protein, translating to MSDANINTILIISAHYYPVKGGTPTHTHYLCTALSALGKDVHLITAGGDAPVTDDVAEHDSHLNYTLHRIPTRGKYKDDFFFLWSIRKEFPKYIAQLQPDVINISTGNFVPLALRFADVGSVPIVYTVHNVPPEEYTLNISSNEMINGVIKHIFFKFIRVVTRLTIRFGRYNLIISGSDRTKERLLDAGADGTDISVISYGVSLPYLDQSTKKDQNHLEVLTVAGIIEHKGQLEIVRSIPSILEKIPYVHFTFVGPIRSPVYLNKIQECADYLHVSEKLTITGEVSAECLDRYYRNCDIYIQPSYQEGFCLSLMDAMTYRKPVIGTPVGAIPELIGNDRGILIQSPSLKNIACSILKLAENPQLCLLYGENGRKYIEMTYSWDSVARITLDAYKKAVSVFTYSSKP from the coding sequence ATGTCTGATGCCAATATCAATACTATCCTTATTATCAGTGCCCATTATTATCCGGTAAAGGGGGGTACTCCAACCCATACGCATTATCTTTGTACTGCTCTTTCTGCATTAGGGAAGGATGTGCATCTGATTACTGCGGGTGGTGATGCTCCGGTCACTGATGATGTTGCAGAGCATGATTCTCATCTAAATTATACTTTGCACCGTATTCCCACGAGGGGAAAGTACAAAGATGACTTTTTCTTCCTTTGGAGCATCAGGAAGGAGTTCCCAAAATATATTGCGCAGCTTCAGCCAGATGTTATAAACATCTCTACCGGAAATTTTGTACCGCTTGCACTCAGATTTGCTGATGTGGGTAGTGTTCCGATTGTGTATACTGTGCACAATGTCCCGCCGGAAGAATATACCCTAAATATATCTTCTAATGAAATGATAAATGGAGTTATTAAGCATATTTTCTTTAAATTTATTCGAGTAGTGACTAGACTTACTATACGATTTGGCCGCTATAATTTGATTATAAGTGGTAGTGATAGGACGAAAGAACGTCTTCTTGATGCGGGGGCTGATGGAACAGACATTTCTGTCATCTCGTATGGTGTCTCTCTCCCATATTTAGATCAGAGCACGAAAAAAGATCAGAACCATCTTGAAGTTCTTACTGTTGCCGGTATAATTGAGCATAAAGGGCAGTTAGAAATTGTGCGATCGATCCCATCGATTTTGGAAAAAATTCCTTATGTACATTTTACTTTTGTTGGTCCGATACGATCTCCAGTTTATCTCAATAAAATACAAGAATGTGCTGATTATCTTCATGTTTCTGAAAAATTAACAATAACTGGAGAAGTTTCGGCTGAATGTCTGGATCGTTACTATCGAAATTGTGATATTTACATTCAACCCTCCTATCAGGAAGGATTTTGTCTCTCTCTCATGGATGCAATGACCTATAGAAAACCGGTTATTGGCACTCCTGTTGGAGCTATCCCGGAACTTATTGGAAATGATAGAGGTATTCTTATTCAATCTCCATCTCTGAAAAATATCGCATGTTCAATATTGAAGCTTGCTGAAAATCCGCAGTTGTGCCTGTTGTATGGTGAGAATGGACGAAAATATATTGAAATGACCTATAGCTGGGATTCGGTTGCCAGAATTACTCTCGATGCATACAAAAAGGCCGTTTCAGTATTTACTTATTCAAGCAAACCCTAA
- a CDS encoding nitrilase-related carbon-nitrogen hydrolase has translation MRVYCAQIAQVWNDPDTAFARAHDAVLRAAEDDADLVMFSEQYATGWRPTGDDCDTVSGAEVKERWCSLAREVGVVIAGSYARDVPGALPQNVMLVAGPRGEVLAEYAKMHLFTPGGEDMRYSAGTEPVCFSYGGVKFGCAVCFDLRFPELFRAYLHEDCACVLVQAAWPAARVADWELLLRARALENRGFVAGAGCLGYDAKEGVDYSGRGMVCDYEGRVVADAGVFADGCSWEVDAEGVQEWREKWGMR, from the coding sequence ATGCGAGTGTACTGCGCCCAGATTGCCCAGGTGTGGAATGATCCGGATACTGCATTTGCGCGGGCTCATGATGCTGTTTTGCGCGCCGCAGAGGATGATGCGGATCTGGTGATGTTTTCTGAGCAGTATGCGACCGGCTGGCGGCCTACAGGTGATGACTGCGATACTGTGTCCGGAGCGGAGGTGAAGGAGCGGTGGTGTTCGCTTGCGCGGGAGGTTGGTGTTGTGATTGCGGGTTCGTATGCGCGGGATGTGCCGGGCGCGCTTCCGCAGAATGTGATGCTGGTTGCCGGCCCGCGCGGTGAGGTTCTTGCGGAGTATGCGAAGATGCATCTGTTTACGCCGGGCGGTGAGGATATGCGCTACTCTGCCGGGACGGAGCCTGTCTGTTTTTCATACGGCGGGGTGAAGTTTGGGTGCGCGGTCTGTTTTGATCTGCGGTTTCCGGAGTTGTTCCGCGCGTATCTGCATGAGGATTGTGCGTGTGTTCTGGTGCAGGCAGCGTGGCCTGCGGCGCGCGTTGCGGACTGGGAGCTTTTGCTGCGCGCGCGGGCTTTGGAGAACCGGGGGTTTGTTGCGGGTGCGGGGTGTCTTGGGTATGATGCGAAAGAAGGGGTGGATTATTCGGGGCGCGGGATGGTGTGCGATTATGAGGGACGTGTGGTGGCGGATGCAGGGGTGTTTGCAGACGGGTGTTCCTGGGAGGTGGATGCGGAGGGGGTGCAGGAGTGGCGGGAGAAGTGGGGGATGAGGTGA
- a CDS encoding beta-CASP ribonuclease aCPSF1, with translation MQVEDRLKELKDTINRKVPRGVTVTDVEYEGPEMVIYTDDPKRFAEEQDLIRTLARDLRKRIVVRPNILGDTEQAYDMIKSVVPESAGITDIFFDTDTGEVLIEAEKPGVVIGKNGSTLRDITMKVGWTPKVVRTPPIPSVTIKQVRQFLRETRDERKEFLRKCGRRIHRDSMYSGRDKEQWLRLTTLGCCRQVGRAAFLLSTPESKVLIDCGESPGATGSASSPFLNVPEIYPFTSLDAVVLTHAHLDHSAYIPLLYRYGYDGPVYTTPATRDTAAMLQLDYLDVNNKEDKVPPYSSNEIREFVKHTIALGYGDVTDIAPDLKLTLHNAGHILGSAIAHFNVGNGLYNIAFTGDFFYSKSRLFNPAVSQFPRLEALMMESTYGGSEDFSPSRKDAEDRLYEVINTTLERGGKVLIPAFAVGRSQELMLALEEGFRNQRIPKCKIYLDGMIKEATALHTAYPEYLNNDLRNLIFRDNYNPFLAECFEQVDSQDKRQQVIFSEDPCVIISTSGMLNGGPVIEYLGNLAESEKNMLIFVGYQAEGTYGRRIQKGWREVPVGKKGSIIINMEVQTVEGFSGHADRRQLMNYVQYLQPKPERVFTIHGEESKTIDLASSIYKKYHIQTVSPQNLETYRLV, from the coding sequence ATGCAGGTTGAAGACAGACTCAAAGAACTGAAAGATACTATAAACCGGAAGGTCCCCCGCGGCGTTACCGTAACCGATGTTGAATATGAAGGCCCGGAGATGGTGATCTACACCGATGATCCGAAACGGTTTGCCGAGGAGCAGGATCTGATCCGTACCCTTGCCCGCGATCTGCGCAAGAGGATTGTGGTGCGGCCGAATATTCTCGGCGATACGGAACAGGCGTATGATATGATCAAGAGCGTTGTTCCGGAGAGTGCGGGGATTACGGATATTTTCTTCGATACTGATACCGGCGAGGTCCTGATTGAGGCGGAGAAGCCGGGCGTGGTCATCGGCAAGAACGGTTCAACACTCCGCGATATTACGATGAAGGTCGGCTGGACGCCGAAGGTTGTCCGTACTCCGCCGATTCCGTCGGTGACGATCAAACAGGTGCGTCAGTTCCTGCGCGAGACTCGTGATGAGCGTAAGGAGTTCCTGCGCAAGTGCGGACGCCGCATTCACCGTGATTCGATGTACTCGGGACGTGACAAGGAGCAGTGGCTGCGGCTTACGACGCTCGGCTGCTGCCGTCAGGTGGGCCGGGCGGCATTCCTGCTCTCTACTCCGGAGAGCAAGGTCTTAATCGACTGCGGTGAGTCGCCGGGAGCTACCGGCAGTGCGTCGTCGCCGTTCCTGAATGTGCCGGAGATCTATCCGTTCACGTCGCTTGATGCAGTCGTTTTAACGCACGCCCATCTGGATCACTCCGCATATATTCCGCTGCTGTACCGCTACGGTTATGACGGTCCGGTATATACAACGCCGGCAACCCGCGACACGGCAGCTATGCTGCAGCTGGACTATCTTGATGTGAATAACAAGGAGGACAAAGTCCCGCCGTATTCGTCGAACGAGATTCGTGAGTTTGTGAAACATACGATTGCCCTCGGCTACGGTGATGTGACAGACATTGCGCCTGATCTGAAGCTGACGCTGCACAATGCGGGACATATTCTCGGTTCGGCTATTGCGCACTTCAATGTAGGAAACGGTCTTTACAATATTGCGTTCACCGGCGATTTCTTCTACAGCAAGAGCCGGCTGTTCAACCCGGCGGTCTCGCAGTTCCCGCGTCTTGAGGCGCTGATGATGGAGAGTACCTACGGAGGTTCCGAAGACTTCTCCCCGTCCAGAAAGGATGCGGAGGATCGTCTCTATGAGGTTATCAACACGACGCTGGAACGCGGCGGCAAGGTTTTGATTCCGGCGTTTGCGGTCGGAAGGTCGCAGGAGCTGATGCTGGCCCTTGAGGAGGGATTCCGGAACCAGCGGATTCCGAAGTGCAAGATCTATCTTGACGGGATGATTAAGGAGGCAACTGCCCTTCACACGGCGTATCCGGAGTATCTGAACAATGATCTCCGGAATCTGATCTTCCGCGACAATTATAATCCGTTCCTTGCGGAGTGCTTTGAGCAGGTTGATTCGCAGGACAAACGTCAGCAGGTCATCTTCTCGGAGGATCCGTGCGTGATTATTTCAACGAGCGGTATGTTGAACGGCGGTCCGGTTATTGAGTATCTCGGCAATCTTGCGGAGTCGGAGAAGAATATGCTGATCTTTGTCGGGTATCAGGCAGAGGGTACGTACGGCCGCCGGATTCAGAAGGGATGGCGCGAGGTGCCGGTCGGCAAGAAGGGCAGTATCATCATCAATATGGAGGTGCAGACGGTGGAGGGTTTCTCCGGTCATGCAGACCGCCGCCAGCTGATGAATTATGTGCAGTATCTCCAGCCGAAACCGGAGCGGGTGTTTACGATCCACGGTGAGGAGTCGAAGACGATTGATCTGGCAAGTTCGATCTATAAGAAGTATCATATCCAGACGGTGTCGCCTCAGAATCTTGAGACCTACCGGCTGGTCTAA
- the psmB gene encoding archaeal proteasome endopeptidase complex subunit beta, with product MSQEYQDVKTGTTTVGIVFQGGVVLATERRATMGTLIASKKAKKVHSITDRIGMTIAGGVGDAQQLVRIINVECNLYQIRRGKEISVGAAATILSNYLNQNRFSPYYVQLLVGGVDMNGPSIYSVDAAGGATLEEDFVSTGSGSLTAYGVLEDRFRQDMNEAEAVDLAVRALRAAMRRDSASGEGYNVVVITRDKFAYIPEAKIAEMLPASSASL from the coding sequence ATGTCACAGGAATATCAGGACGTTAAAACGGGAACTACCACTGTCGGTATCGTTTTCCAGGGCGGTGTTGTCCTTGCGACCGAACGGCGTGCCACGATGGGCACCCTCATCGCCAGCAAAAAGGCAAAGAAAGTACACAGCATCACGGATCGCATCGGCATGACCATTGCCGGAGGTGTCGGTGATGCCCAGCAGCTGGTCAGAATCATCAATGTTGAGTGTAATCTCTACCAGATTCGCCGCGGAAAAGAGATCAGCGTGGGTGCGGCAGCGACTATCCTGTCCAACTACCTGAACCAGAACCGTTTCTCTCCCTATTACGTTCAGCTCTTGGTTGGAGGCGTCGATATGAACGGCCCGTCCATCTACTCGGTGGATGCTGCCGGCGGCGCAACGCTTGAGGAGGATTTTGTCTCGACCGGTTCCGGCTCCCTGACCGCCTATGGTGTTCTTGAGGACCGGTTCCGGCAGGACATGAATGAAGCTGAAGCCGTTGATCTCGCGGTACGGGCGCTTCGCGCGGCAATGCGGCGTGACTCGGCATCGGGCGAGGGATACAATGTAGTGGTGATAACCCGGGATAAGTTTGCGTACATCCCGGAGGCAAAAATAGCAGAGATGCTTCCGGCCTCTTCTGCCTCCCTCTGA
- a CDS encoding hemolysin family protein, translating to MIEYSNIVIFVILLIFSAFFSASEVALVGINRAKVRVLSEEGGAAGKRLEKLKNNPDHFLITILIGNNIANVGASAIATAVAFVIFGDAGVAIATGVVTLLLLIFGEIGPKTFATRRTEAVALFVATPIYYMTLVLSPFFWVYDRFRRIGKHGAADVPAVTEEEIREWIDVGEMEGAIEEDEKEMIYSVLRFNDTTAKEIMTPRPDVAVIEDISSLEDAVAHFRDTGYSRVPVYHDHIDNIVGTLNIKDLFNAYTAGNHRAFVKTLMYDVYCVPESKKIDDLLRELQLRRMHMAIVLDEFGGFSGVVTFEDILEELVGDIMDESDTDEVADIIEIGEGLYMVDAQARVTLLNEHFGITLPEDPGNYETIGGLVFSRLGHIPRLGESVTIAEQYITIVVTKMRGRQILKLKLILPQQEADNQDISGE from the coding sequence ATGATAGAATACTCGAATATTGTTATTTTTGTGATCCTGCTGATCTTCTCCGCGTTTTTCTCGGCTTCCGAGGTCGCGCTCGTCGGGATCAATCGTGCGAAGGTTCGTGTTCTTTCCGAGGAGGGAGGAGCTGCCGGCAAACGTCTTGAAAAACTGAAGAACAATCCGGATCACTTTCTGATCACGATCCTTATCGGGAACAACATCGCAAATGTCGGCGCTTCGGCAATCGCAACGGCGGTTGCATTCGTTATCTTCGGCGATGCGGGAGTTGCCATTGCGACGGGTGTCGTGACACTGCTTCTGTTAATATTTGGTGAAATCGGGCCGAAGACGTTTGCGACCCGCAGAACCGAGGCAGTCGCGCTGTTTGTTGCAACTCCGATCTATTATATGACGCTCGTGCTTTCCCCCTTCTTCTGGGTGTACGACCGTTTCCGGCGCATCGGCAAACATGGTGCGGCGGATGTTCCGGCGGTTACCGAAGAGGAGATCCGCGAGTGGATCGATGTAGGTGAGATGGAAGGGGCAATTGAAGAGGACGAAAAGGAGATGATCTACTCTGTTCTCCGGTTCAACGACACCACCGCAAAAGAGATCATGACACCGCGCCCGGACGTTGCGGTGATTGAAGACATCTCTTCCCTTGAGGATGCGGTTGCCCACTTCCGCGACACCGGGTACTCGCGGGTGCCGGTGTACCATGACCACATCGACAACATTGTCGGAACACTGAACATCAAAGATCTGTTCAATGCCTACACCGCAGGAAACCACCGTGCGTTTGTGAAGACACTGATGTATGATGTGTACTGTGTACCGGAGTCCAAGAAGATCGATGATCTTCTGCGCGAGCTACAGCTGCGTCGTATGCACATGGCAATTGTTCTGGATGAGTTCGGCGGGTTCTCCGGCGTGGTAACGTTTGAGGACATCCTTGAAGAGCTGGTTGGTGACATCATGGATGAGTCGGACACCGACGAGGTTGCCGACATTATTGAGATCGGCGAGGGCCTTTACATGGTGGATGCCCAAGCGCGTGTTACCCTGCTCAACGAACACTTCGGGATCACTCTGCCCGAAGACCCGGGCAACTATGAAACTATCGGTGGTCTTGTTTTTTCGCGGCTCGGGCATATCCCCCGGCTTGGTGAGTCGGTGACAATTGCAGAACAGTACATTACCATCGTTGTCACAAAGATGCGGGGACGCCAGATTCTCAAACTGAAACTGATTCTGCCCCAGCAGGAAGCAGACAACCAGGACATCAGCGGGGAATAA
- a CDS encoding sugar phosphate isomerase/epimerase family protein, with amino-acid sequence MKETYLITMIRLGASSMFFHEYQPAEIFSAMDSAGLDHIEFWMETPEFWMQGADPLVLRDLMTQYPRLVPVAMHAPVFDLNPCSFNPGVAKLSADYTGKTIEMLDQLGGGVVTIHPGKRTAKRPVGPLDRARLSAYLDAVSRCAFGTGVTVAIENMPPAVNAQLVTPDSVRGVLDEYAWLSFTWDYAHAQAALPDDPFAFLRDCQDRMVNIHASLGTAEMMHTPLAGTPAGAQLKQELAAAKYAGLVTFELEDLNFRKSLDYSEKTAVLAAEAAWFSDLRSI; translated from the coding sequence ATGAAAGAAACCTATCTGATCACCATGATCCGGCTTGGCGCCTCCAGTATGTTTTTCCACGAGTATCAGCCCGCAGAAATATTTTCTGCGATGGATTCTGCGGGACTGGATCATATCGAGTTCTGGATGGAAACACCGGAGTTCTGGATGCAGGGCGCAGACCCTTTGGTGCTGCGCGATCTGATGACGCAGTATCCGCGCCTTGTCCCGGTCGCTATGCACGCGCCGGTTTTTGATCTCAATCCCTGTTCGTTTAATCCGGGTGTTGCAAAACTCTCGGCTGACTATACCGGTAAAACCATTGAGATGCTGGATCAGCTGGGCGGCGGTGTGGTCACGATCCATCCGGGAAAGCGGACGGCGAAACGTCCGGTCGGCCCGCTGGATCGTGCGCGCCTCTCCGCCTATCTGGATGCGGTCTCCCGATGCGCATTTGGGACTGGTGTCACGGTCGCCATTGAAAACATGCCGCCCGCAGTAAATGCCCAGCTGGTCACGCCCGATTCGGTGCGCGGTGTTCTGGATGAGTACGCGTGGCTTTCCTTTACCTGGGATTATGCGCATGCACAGGCAGCACTGCCGGATGATCCGTTTGCATTTCTCCGCGACTGTCAGGACCGCATGGTCAACATCCATGCGAGCCTTGGAACCGCAGAGATGATGCACACGCCGCTTGCAGGAACTCCCGCGGGTGCGCAACTCAAACAAGAACTTGCCGCAGCAAAGTATGCGGGACTGGTGACGTTTGAACTTGAAGACCTCAACTTCCGGAAGAGTCTTGACTACTCGGAAAAAACCGCCGTACTTGCCGCCGAGGCAGCATGGTTTTCCGATCTCCGATCAATTTAA
- the xseA gene encoding exodeoxyribonuclease VII large subunit, with protein MAGKGQQMQLTFGDAEPEEGTPNVIAPVLENSTLAAGDPQAANEPAVLSVSDLAERIRDAIDTPLLTNVCVQGEITGYRPHSSGHMYFSLSEHGDDKATMPCVMWKYAAKTVAFPVKDGVLVRATGYVDFYPPYGKMQFVIKKLEPALTGKTGLYLQKEEWKKQLTAEGVIPRAECNRRSPPVFPSCVGVVTSRTGSVLQDIRNVITRRYPLPILLAHTAVQGDGAHIQIAAAIRSLQGKTDVIIVARGGGSFEDLFEFNHPDVVRAIAASAVPVISAVGHETDTTLADYAADRRVPTPSAAAETVVPDRAVLLHQLEEMRRTIRDTIAGRFAAERSTLAELAERVEPSRLSRKLDQMHQQTADFAERITSALLRRVSAECELCRTLGETVAKSARTRIATARLELLAQKEIILGRDPYKPLELGYALVWKDRTVVRSAKNISTGDCLSLRLSDGEAVTVVENVTYDRNT; from the coding sequence ATGGCAGGGAAGGGACAGCAGATGCAGCTGACGTTTGGTGATGCAGAACCTGAGGAAGGGACGCCAAATGTCATCGCGCCGGTTCTGGAGAACTCGACGCTTGCGGCAGGCGACCCGCAGGCCGCAAACGAACCTGCGGTTCTGAGTGTATCGGATCTTGCGGAACGGATACGCGATGCTATTGATACGCCCCTTCTCACCAATGTCTGCGTGCAGGGAGAGATCACCGGATACCGCCCTCACTCTTCGGGACATATGTACTTCTCACTGTCCGAACACGGTGACGACAAGGCAACGATGCCCTGTGTTATGTGGAAGTACGCGGCAAAGACGGTGGCATTTCCGGTGAAGGACGGCGTGCTGGTCCGGGCAACCGGCTATGTGGATTTCTACCCGCCGTACGGGAAGATGCAGTTCGTGATTAAGAAACTTGAACCTGCGCTCACGGGAAAAACCGGTCTGTATCTTCAGAAGGAGGAGTGGAAAAAGCAGCTTACCGCAGAAGGGGTGATCCCGCGTGCGGAGTGCAACCGCCGGTCGCCGCCGGTGTTTCCTTCCTGCGTCGGAGTGGTGACGTCGCGGACCGGTTCTGTTCTGCAGGACATCCGCAATGTTATCACGCGCCGGTATCCGCTGCCCATTCTGCTTGCACACACAGCGGTGCAGGGTGACGGTGCGCATATCCAGATTGCCGCGGCCATCCGGTCTTTGCAGGGAAAGACGGATGTGATCATTGTTGCCCGGGGCGGCGGAAGTTTTGAGGATCTGTTCGAGTTTAACCATCCGGATGTGGTGCGGGCAATTGCCGCGTCCGCGGTACCGGTAATCAGCGCGGTAGGCCATGAAACGGATACGACACTTGCGGATTATGCAGCCGACCGCCGTGTGCCGACACCGTCGGCTGCGGCGGAGACGGTCGTGCCCGACCGGGCGGTTCTTCTGCATCAGCTCGAAGAGATGCGCAGAACGATCCGCGATACGATTGCCGGACGGTTTGCAGCGGAACGAAGTACGCTTGCGGAACTTGCCGAGCGGGTTGAACCTTCAAGGCTTTCGCGAAAACTGGACCAGATGCACCAGCAGACGGCGGACTTTGCAGAACGGATCACGTCCGCCCTCCTCCGGAGGGTTTCTGCCGAATGTGAGCTGTGCAGAACACTCGGGGAAACGGTTGCAAAGTCGGCACGGACCCGGATAGCAACCGCCCGGCTGGAACTTCTTGCCCAGAAAGAGATCATCCTCGGCAGAGATCCGTATAAACCGCTTGAACTCGGCTATGCCCTTGTATGGAAGGACAGGACGGTAGTCCGTTCGGCAAAAAATATCAGTACAGGTGACTGCCTGTCCCTCCGGCTTTCGGACGGAGAAGCAGTCACAGTTGTGGAGAACGTTACTTATGACAGAAACACCTGA
- the xseB gene encoding exodeoxyribonuclease VII small subunit, with protein sequence MTETPEVQTYESMIAELKAIAKQLDDPETPIEEAVRLHQRGLALIHSCEEFLQKAELTITEIQPEE encoded by the coding sequence ATGACAGAAACACCTGAAGTTCAGACATATGAATCGATGATCGCCGAGTTGAAGGCGATTGCAAAGCAGCTTGATGACCCGGAGACACCAATTGAGGAGGCAGTACGTCTGCATCAGCGGGGACTTGCACTGATCCACAGCTGCGAGGAGTTTTTACAGAAGGCTGAACTGACGATCACGGAAATTCAGCCCGAAGAGTAA